Within the Labeo rohita strain BAU-BD-2019 unplaced genomic scaffold, IGBB_LRoh.1.0 scaffold_746, whole genome shotgun sequence genome, the region AAAGTCCAAGGGACATGTTGACAGCCTCAGCCGGgactttgttgaataaaaagaggaaatatttattattacaaaaaataaaactattgtaTTTTACATACTTTAAAGCAtcatacaaaaagaaaaaaataaataaataattagtaatGGCCATTGGCATGCAGTTTCCTCTGGTGACAGAACAGTCATAAATTTGTCCTCTTTGAGTTTGACTGAGTTGTATTAAAGGATCACTTACAAGCAGACTATGGAAGAAGACAGAAAGAACCTACATTACAATGACAATAGTACCTAGTTGTAAAGTAGAGACGTATTTCCTTTGCATTGCCTTCtgaccaaaaaagaaaaacagaagaaaaaacaacttGTGTGTAGAAACTTTAGCTTAGAAGTTTAAATGAAGGCCTTCTGTTTTACATTATCTGAGTTTGTCATCTTAGGTGATTTTACCTGAGTAATTCATGAATTTGTTACATGCATTGCAGCTTTTGATTAGTGGCTTTAATATCCACATCAGTCTTGGATTCAAatattctgtttgttttgagtGATTTGTGGTAATGTGGAGTGAGCTCACCTTGCACCTTTCTGTATCACTTTATAGCCAAAGCCAGTGTTTGTATTGTTTGTGAAAGTCTTCCAGGGCACAGGATCAATGTTGAAAGCCATTACTGAATGGCATACTAACATGTAAAAGAAAGGAAAATCAAGTCTTTAAATGAATTATGAAACTAAGTACCTTCCTTTGTAACAATTTGTTGCAGGTATTGCAATTTTTATGGCCAACAAGATGAAATTCTGCTTATAATGTAAATCTATGCACATAAactgcatataaatataaactacattttcactCTATGGCCTCATTTCACAAGCCAGGATTAGGGCATAGTTCAGTTAGGacatttaagaatatttttgctttaggaaaaaaaaaaaaaaaaaaaaaaaaaaaatgtgcatgatGAGATGAAACAGcttgcattttagtctgggactaagatatctataaataaaaactgtgatcAAAACTGTGTAGTTTGAgaaatataatgcaatgcaacacAATAATAATGGAGAGATGAACTAATAAACATTCTTAATAGTGGTTCTTAAAAACCTGATACATTCAagcttataatataatatatataataataataaataaataaataaattataagatgacagaaggcatgtagtagattgtttttttttttttcttctctctctctctttctttttttttttttttttttttttgcaaagaggCGTTATACATTTGCATATCAGATGTTGCAGTGGGTTTTAACAGCAATGCATATCCAACAGATCAGACAAAATAACTGCACATTCAAATTTGCTTGTAATGATGCTTATTTAACCCTATCAAGCTATTAAAACTCATTAAACAAGATATCACAGAATCCACAATCTGTTCATCTTACATCAAGTATACAAGTGAagaaaagagtttttgtttcTGATTACTGTCTTTATGGCATCAGCTAATTTCAGTATAGCTTATGCTGCATATTTAATTACACATAAATTTGAACTTAccataaaacaaacacagaggCAACCGGAAATTCCAGTCCATTTCTGCATCAAGGGACAAACAGTGGTGGTGGGTGAACAAAAGACACTGATACTTGTTGAGTCTCAAGTTTGAGTGAAGAAACGTAAGTgagaaaaatgaaatggaaataaaGTGAATTTGGTAACTAAGAGGAACCACCACAGAGGAAACTAGACTCTACCCACAAAACCTCTacctcattttctctctctctctttttttctaacCATTACTGTGACTAAAAGTAAATGGCAGATAATTGTTAGATTTTCAGTTAATTTACAGGTTGTTTACAAGAGTTCTTAAATTGATCATAACCTACAActgcaatatattattttgtcatatttctCCAGTCCCTGACCATCTgattaaatgaacaaaactgACAAACATAACTGTGacatttgaaatttttttttttttttttttttttttttttttgctgcatttAAAAAAGGCTCCTGACAGagagaaatgttttgaaaactcCCTAGTGAATTATAGCCACCAGTCAAATCAAACCGTATGGCAAgccattttaacatgtaatctataaaaaaataaaagtatctaTTTTCATTCTTTTAGTAATTGTTTTAGCTACTAGTATCTATTCCATTATGCGCTAGTACTTATATGTTGGCTAACTAGTGCTTATTCTTTAGGTACTACCATCTTTATTAAAGATACTAGCACTTATTCATTAAACACTATAGTTtgtatttattagatactagaaATTATTTCAATAGTGACTAGTAGATATTCTGTTGTTTACTAGTAATAAGTCATTCAGATATCAACTGTTAAGTTCTGACTATTATGTATTCCAACTGTGactaatatcttttaaaatattagatattaattagttaatagtaCTTATTTATACCCTTTTAATAGATAGTAGTACaccgtaaaaaataaaaaacacaatttgttgagtcatcttaaaataatttgttaccctgctgccttaacattttaaattcagtcaactaaaataagttcagtcaacttgaaatgttaagttgtactaagtaacaacttagatatttgtgtttgctaaacttaacaggtgggtaagtaacccagctgccttaaaattttatgttgattcaactcaaatatctaagttgtcacttagtataatttaacatttcaagttgaatacactttttttgagttgactgtacataacattttaaggcagccaggttacaaattattttaagctgactcaacaaattgtttttttacaatgtagttATTCATTAGGCACTGTTATCTTTTGTAACTGTTACTAGAAACAATTCTTATCTTACTaatcacaatttattttttacttatgcAAAGACTAGTCAGATCATAGTACTAAATCATAGTAGTAAAATTAGTAGTGCCCAATGAATAAGTACTTGGGGGCTATAAGAACAGTAGCGCTGATGAGAACAGGGAACCAAGTGATTGATCTGGGAATACTTGTGTTAATTAtgttttgctgaataaattacTTCCTTCACTACTtgatgaataagtactagtaccaAATGGAATAGATAGTAGTAGCTAAAATGAGTAGTAGCATGAAAATAGATATCTTTTAaggattaaatgttaaaacggcttgccatatGTTGGAGGAAGCGCCTGATTCTTAATCATCTAAACAGTCACACGGaatacacataaatacacacactgcaaagaaaaaaaaacagaagcatGACTGAAATaactctaaacacacacacacacacagatgcattATAACAAAAGATTGAACATGGTAAACTATGGGCTTGTTAAGTGATGACGTAATGCGTTCATTGAACGCACCAATGAACGCTGTTTAAGGGTCCAAACCCCAACTCATTTCACTTGAGAATACTATCTCAGCAGCCGgttatgagcactgtttattcatattaaacatttaagctaaacgTTTTCACATTTATggtgtacactacagtctccATGCTCACAGCGtcccaaacacaaataatttttctatttatttatttagatttatattttcattgtatggctATCTGAGATTTCGGTATGGAGTTAAAGGGTATCTATATTGTTAAATGCTTTATTCCTGCATATTTTCTCCTTGTACAAGGCCAGGTCCTTCCCAGGCCAATACAGGCAGATGCATCATTCTGTTATGATTATATTAGTGTGTTTTGTGTGCCtctaaatgaaatatttcagcCTGATTTAGAACACCGTATgagaattaaatgttaatttcattcTTCATCGTTATCTTATCAGCGTGCTTACGAATGAGGTATCACATTCTCcgaaaaaaaaggtacagttctgtcactgTGGCGGTAGGTACacaagtgaaaaggtacaaatatgtacttttaaaagtactaaaatgtgcCTTTAAGGTTTAGGGGTGGGTAAGGTACAAacatgtaccttttcacttttgtaccttagggtaccaccCCAGAGatagaactgtaccttttttctgacagGGAACAACAGAAGTCTTTATCACCTTTCAAATATTGCTTGACTTCCTTCTTTGTTATAAAAACTGATAATGAACTATAGCagaaatattagtaatattggAGGGCTTTTTCACATGCACACTGTTTTTTTTGATGTAGGTTTTCTTATCAtgtttctttagatttttatattatggAAGGCTGTTTCTaccacataaaaaaaagtaaatgtgcattttttatctcacaattcagactttattgtgagatatattATGGAAGGCTGTTTCAGTAAAAAAAGTGGGCTTCCATACAATCACAGGGATTTGCTGTGGGTACAATAAC harbors:
- the LOC127161813 gene encoding integrin alpha-M yields the protein MDWNFRLPLCLFYVCHSVMAFNIDPVPWKTFTNNTNTGFGYKVIQKGASLLVSDPLIQLSQTQRGQIYDCSVTRGNCMPMAITVPAEAVNMSLGLSMTLDPQSSNAVVSYGTFLKCNNIKNL